From the Pomacea canaliculata isolate SZHN2017 linkage group LG4, ASM307304v1, whole genome shotgun sequence genome, one window contains:
- the LOC112561704 gene encoding lipoyltransferase 1, mitochondrial-like, protein MQSLKHIKQQMRSLSKITHVLISTQSICQNIRKQVYISSSKDIYQNLALEDWLYENADLANTDYLLMWRNEPAIVIGRHQNPWLECNVIEAERKSIPVVRRKSGGGTVFHDQGNLNLSYLMRRGRYNRKKNLEEVVQALVSRWDLNLKISNRDDILLDGIYKVSGTASKLGGDRTYHHFTLLFDVDKDILCSILQSSLIGVDCKATRSIPSLVKNLKEEAPDISFDNLVCVVGEEFLKEDKEKVLRTVDPTDENKFPGVAKIEHHLKSWEWVYGKTPPFTISRTFVNVFKHVESDAHFSLRINLTISKGRIDKIDCKLSKEYHRQQKVVDLPLRLLQFVNLVGHPVEKQEIERLWEASRQKIMDLQGEEDYAILVWGLSCLVQCIPGISVLPLRSQQSEIDQHILKSKNVNTVA, encoded by the exons ATGCAGTCActtaaacacataaaacagcAAATGAGGTCGTTGTCGAAAATCACCCATGTTCTGATATCCACTCAGTCCATCTGTCAAAATATTCGAAAGCAAGTTTACATTTCAAGTTCAAAGGACATATATCAAAACCTTGCTCTAGAAGACTGGCTGTATGAAAATGCAGACCTTGCAAACACTGACTACCTTCTAATGTGGCGGAATGAACCAGCTATTGTTATAGGACGGCACCAGAATCCATGGTTGGAATGTAATGTGAttgaagcagaaagaaagagcatACCAGTAGTGCGAAGAAAAAGCGGAGGAGGGACAGTTTTCCACGATCAAG GTAATCTTAACTTGTCATACCTCATGAGAAGAGGCCGCTACAATCGTAAGAAAAATCTGGAGGAGGTTGTACAGGCATTGGTGTCTCGATGGGATTTGAATCTCAAAATCAGCAACCGAGATGATATTCTTTTAGATGGCATTTACAAG GTGTCAGGAACAGCTTCAAAGTTGGGAGGTGACCGAACCTACCACCACTTCACACTGTTGTTTGATGTGGACAAGGATATTCTGTGCAGTATTCTTCAGAGTTCATTG ATTGGGGTTGACTGTAAAGCAACAAGGAGTATCCCATCACTGgtgaaaaatttaaaagaagaggCTCCAGACATCTCCTTTGATAACCTGGTTTGTGTTGTAGGGGAAGAATTtttgaaagaagacaaagagaag gTACTGCGCACAGTCGACCcaactgatgaaaataaatttcctgGTGTGGCAAAAATTGAGCATCATCTCAAGAGCTGGGAATGGGTGTATGGAAAAACTCCACCATTTACTATATCTAGAACTTTTGTGAACGTGTTCAAACATGTTGAGTCAGATGCACACTTTTCACTCAGAATAAACCTAACAATTAGCAAAGGAAGAATTGACAAAATAGACTGCAAACTAAGCAAGGAATACCACAGACAGCAAAAAGTAGTAGATTTGCCACTTCGATTGCTGCAGTTTGTGAACTTAGTTGGGCATCCTGTTGAGAAACAAGAAATTGAAAGACTCTGGGAAGCATCTAGGCAAAAAATAATGGACTTACAAGGTGAAGAAGACTATGCTATTTTGGTATGGGGGTTAAGCTGCCTGGTGCAGTGTATCCCAGGAATATCAGTATTACCTCTGAGGTCACAGCAGAGTGAAATAGATCAGCATATACTGAAAAGCAAAAACGTAAACACTGTTGCTTGA
- the LOC112563201 gene encoding uncharacterized protein LOC112563201 isoform X3 yields MDRNDPKGLQSASGSCSCDARDQELGELEDMEQERMERQTRKQEVYHQWNNYNNVLLFWRCQEARQRSAQPPTPQASTDGFLVAKNSVSILRVNKKRGIFTKSSAHSPWNPTETRSQLSDPCKYTFTKSSAHSPWNPTELRSQLSDPCKYTFTKSSAHYPWNPTETRSELSDHRPETGQHEDTSSFFEALESSGDHLMPDEKEGGLLTAKQSWFLRLRPLWLLMALACIVYVMVSAVNVYLAPPSSKPEELPLPILTNRNKEDNLKEELGKPSESEKHCDWDCFCSLWN; encoded by the exons ATGGACCGAAATGATCCGAAAG GGTTGCAGTCGGCCAGTGGCAGCTGTTCGTGCGACGCAAGGGATCAAGAGTTGGGGGAGCTGGAGGACATGGAGCAAGAGAGGATGGAGCGGCAGACAAGGAAGCAGGAGGTTTACCATCAGTGGAACAACTACAACAACGTTCTGCTTTTCTGGCGATGTCAGGAAGCGCGGCAAAGGAGTGCACAGCCTCCCACACCACAAGCATCAACCGACGGCTTCCTTGTCGCCAAGAATTCTGTCTCCATCCTGCGCGTGAACA AAAAACGTGGTATCTTTACCAAGTCATCAGCACATTCTCCATGGAACCCTACAGAAACTAGAAGCCAACTATCTGATCCTTGCAAGTATACCTTTACCAAGTCATCAGCACATTCTCCATGGAACCCCACAGAACTTAGAAGCCAACTATCTGATCCTTGCAAGTATACCTTTACCAAGTCATCAGCACATTATCCATGGAACCCCACAGAAACTAGAAGCGAACTATCTGATCATCGCCCCGAAACTGGTCAACACGAAGATACCAGTTCTTTTTTTGAGGCCCTAGAATCTTCGGGCGACCACCTGATGCCCGATGAGAAAGAAGGCGGCCTGTTGACAG CAAAGCAGTCCTGGTTTCTACGACTTCGACCGCTGTGGTTGTTGATGGCGCTGGCTTGCATCGTCTATGTCATGGTCTCTGCCGTCAATGTGTATCTAGCCCCACCATCGTCGAAACCGGAAGAGCTTCCGTTACCGATTTTGACAAATCGCAACAAGGAAGATAATTTGAAAGAAGAGCTTGGGAAGCCATCGGAATCTGAAAAGCATTGTGACTGGGACTGTTTTTGCTCTTTGTGGAACTAA
- the LOC112562286 gene encoding uncharacterized protein LOC112562286, with protein MATSLLAIVLPCSILFFYGWQENTVVALPVVEDDCQDHVGLGMTCEEMPNFCNNTYAHRVCPRKCGFCVPGSTVESVVISTHSTTDGDCFDKIVNRLTCDDLYNFCGDPYSVSLCPSTCNICTRIEPPSSPETFQSPTTVSAPSTTSSTAFISPSPHECKDDVQDPAVCNYPHICSNAYVQKVCRKSCGLCCADHLRNLSCQDFLSKYSKNPCEDELGQAACPKFCQECV; from the exons ATGGCAACATCGCTGCTGGCTATTGTGCTTCCCTGTTCTATTCTCTTCTTCTATGGCTGGCAAG AAAACACAGTCGTTGCTTTGCCAGTCGTGGAGGACGACTGCCAGGACCACGTGGGCTTGGGCATGACGTGCGAGGAAATGCCAAACTTCTGCAACAACACCTATGCTCATAGAGTTTGTCCACGCAAATGCGGTTTTTGCG TTCCAGGGTCGACAGTGGAGTCAGTTGTAATTTCTACACACTCCACCACTGACGGTGACTGCTTTGACAAGATTGTCAACCGCCTGACCTGCGACGACCTATATAATTTCTGCGGCGACCCCTACTCCGTGTCGCTCTGCCCTTCGACCTGCAATATCTGCACTCGGATAGAAC CACCTTCATCACCAGAAACCTTCCAGTCCCCAACCACGGTGAGCGCACCTTCGACGACCTCATCGACTGCTTTCATATCCCCAAGTCCACATGAGTGCAAAGATGATGTACAGGATCCCGCTGTATGCAATTATCCACACATTTGCTCGAATGCTTACGTCCAGAAGGTGTGTCGGAAATCCTGCGGGCTCT GTTGCGCAGACCATCTTCGCAATTTGAGTTGTCAAGACTTCCTAAGCAAGTACAGCAAAAATCCTTGCGAGGACGAGCTGGGCCAAGCCGCCTGTCCCAAGTTCTGCCAAGAATGCGTGTA G
- the LOC112561707 gene encoding coiled-coil domain-containing protein 43-like yields the protein MATSMESFDIWLTEKLTSLSPDFDTDVFVSYIVSILDTETPTEETAENIKEILAQVLDESQCKGACQEIIDQWIKEKGAKDMRKKNEKDIGEKLAELMGKQSLATVKGKKLTDEERARKEAILAQYSQVSDGEATDEEPDDPGGASSQTSSGGHKGKGEPGDPLLTRNLNSALVMQAERDQREKSKQEHEKKKEKDRQDRDAQRQKQQERKEAEKKRTQKGERRR from the exons ATGGCGACCTCCATGGAATCGTTCGATATTTGGCTGACAGAAAAATTAACGTCTCTCAGCCCTGATTTTGACACTGATGTATTTGTGTCGTATATTGTAAGCATACTAGACACGGAGACACCCACAGAGGAGACagctgaaaatataaaagagattCTTGCTCAAGTTTTG GATGAGTCTCAATGCAAAGGAGCCTGCCAGGAAATAATCGATCAATGGATAAAAGAGAAGGGTGCAAAGGACATgcgaaagaaaaatgagaaag ATATAGGAGAAAAGCTTGCAGAGCTCATGGGAAAACAGAGCCTGGCAACAGTTAAAGGGAAGAAACTAACAGATGAAGAAAGAGCCCGCAAAGAGGCTATTTTAGCACAATACAGTCAAGTGTCAGATGGAGAAGC AACCGATGAAGAGCCTGACGACCCAGGAGGAGCGTCAAGCCAAACCAGCAGCGGAGGTCACAAGGGTAAAGGTGAACCAGGTGATC CTTTGCTTACTCGGAATCTCAACTCAGCACTTGTGATGCAG GCGGAGCGGGACCAGCGGGAGAAGTCGAAACAGGAGcacgagaagaagaaagagaaggaccGACAGGACCGCGATGCCCAGCGTCAGAAGCAGCAGGAGCGCAAGGAGGCGGAAAAGAAGAGGACACAGAAAGGGGAGCGCCGCAGATAG
- the LOC112563201 gene encoding uncharacterized protein LOC112563201 isoform X2: protein MIETGECSGLQSASGSCSCDARDQELGELEDMEQERMERQTRKQEVYHQWNNYNNVLLFWRCQEARQRSAQPPTPQASTDGFLVAKNSVSILRVNKKRGIFTKSSAHSPWNPTETRSQLSDPCKYTFTKSSAHSPWNPTELRSQLSDPCKYTFTKSSAHYPWNPTETRSELSDHRPETGQHEDTSSFFEALESSGDHLMPDEKEGGLLTAKQSWFLRLRPLWLLMALACIVYVMVSAVNVYLAPPSSKPEELPLPILTNRNKEDNLKEELGKPSESEKHCDWDCFCSLWN, encoded by the exons ATGATCGAGACAGGTGAATGCTCAGGGTTGCAGTCGGCCAGTGGCAGCTGTTCGTGCGACGCAAGGGATCAAGAGTTGGGGGAGCTGGAGGACATGGAGCAAGAGAGGATGGAGCGGCAGACAAGGAAGCAGGAGGTTTACCATCAGTGGAACAACTACAACAACGTTCTGCTTTTCTGGCGATGTCAGGAAGCGCGGCAAAGGAGTGCACAGCCTCCCACACCACAAGCATCAACCGACGGCTTCCTTGTCGCCAAGAATTCTGTCTCCATCCTGCGCGTGAACA AAAAACGTGGTATCTTTACCAAGTCATCAGCACATTCTCCATGGAACCCTACAGAAACTAGAAGCCAACTATCTGATCCTTGCAAGTATACCTTTACCAAGTCATCAGCACATTCTCCATGGAACCCCACAGAACTTAGAAGCCAACTATCTGATCCTTGCAAGTATACCTTTACCAAGTCATCAGCACATTATCCATGGAACCCCACAGAAACTAGAAGCGAACTATCTGATCATCGCCCCGAAACTGGTCAACACGAAGATACCAGTTCTTTTTTTGAGGCCCTAGAATCTTCGGGCGACCACCTGATGCCCGATGAGAAAGAAGGCGGCCTGTTGACAG CAAAGCAGTCCTGGTTTCTACGACTTCGACCGCTGTGGTTGTTGATGGCGCTGGCTTGCATCGTCTATGTCATGGTCTCTGCCGTCAATGTGTATCTAGCCCCACCATCGTCGAAACCGGAAGAGCTTCCGTTACCGATTTTGACAAATCGCAACAAGGAAGATAATTTGAAAGAAGAGCTTGGGAAGCCATCGGAATCTGAAAAGCATTGTGACTGGGACTGTTTTTGCTCTTTGTGGAACTAA
- the LOC112561706 gene encoding nmrA-like family domain-containing protein 1 gives MGCGASLDARYDDPMPVLVFGATGLVGGAVAMALLRDRRFQVKAVTRTPTANAARHLAEHGAIIVTADLNDPHSLERVMSGAHAVFLTTHYWEHMNTDKETRQGKNAVEAAVHAGVAHFVFCSSESPKEIIGRACGHMDAKASIEKAVVETNLPYTALRLPFLYENFLTVFRPHKVSPGVYAIALPMEDQLMDCMSVVDVAACVVNILLRPSAYLCRDLALTADKLSVRQITDVLNKHFSDRKFTCPKIQVKDYESFGFVGASDIAAMFEFYQTGLESRDIKTTRKIQKSLLSFERWVSKNKDKLGEAMKE, from the exons ATGGGATGCGGCGCCAGTCTGGATGCCAGGTACGATGATCCCATGCCTGTGCTCGTGTTCGGGGCAACGGGACTTGTGGGCGGGGCTGTTGCCATGGCGTTGCTACGCGACAGACGCTTTCAAGTCAAGGCCGTCACCAGAACGCCGACGGCGAACGCTGCTCGTCACCTGGCTGAACATG GTGCAATTATAGTGACTGCTGACCTCAATGACCCGCACAGTCTCGAGCGAGTAATGTCGGGGGCTCACGCGGTTTTTCTGACTACACACTACTGGGAGCACATGAACACAGACAAGGAAACTCGACAG GGTAAGAATGCTGTGGAGGCAGCAGTGCATGCTGGAGTCGCGCACTTCGTATTTTGTTCTTCCGAAAGTCCGAAAGAAATTATCGGGAGAGCCTGTGGTCACATGGATGCCAAAGCATCGATAGAAAAAGCCGTTGTGGAAACAA aTCTTCCGTACACAGCTCTGCGGCTGCCATTTTTATATGAAAACTTTTTGACCGTCTTCAGACCTCACAAGGTCTCCCCAGGCGTCTATGCTATAG CACTGCCCATGGAAGACCAGCTGATGGACTGCATGTCCGTAGTCGACGTGGCAGCGtgtgttgtaaacattttgctGAGGCCCAGCGCCTACCTGTGCCGCGACCTGGCCCTGACTGCGGACAAGCTGAGCGTGCGGCAAATCACGGATGTTCTCAACAAGCACTTCAGTGACCGCAAGTTCACCTGCCCTAAG ATTCAAGTGAAAGATTACGAATCTTTTGGGTTTGTCGGCGCCTCGGACATCGCCGCCATGTTTGAGTTTTATCAGACAGGgcttgagtcacgtgacataaagACCACGCGGAAAATCCAGAAGTCGCTGCTATCGTTTGAGCGCTGGGTATCCAAAAACAAGGACAAACTTGGAGAGGCAATGAAGGAGTAG
- the LOC112563201 gene encoding uncharacterized protein LOC112563201 isoform X1: MIRKRMIETGECSGLQSASGSCSCDARDQELGELEDMEQERMERQTRKQEVYHQWNNYNNVLLFWRCQEARQRSAQPPTPQASTDGFLVAKNSVSILRVNKKRGIFTKSSAHSPWNPTETRSQLSDPCKYTFTKSSAHSPWNPTELRSQLSDPCKYTFTKSSAHYPWNPTETRSELSDHRPETGQHEDTSSFFEALESSGDHLMPDEKEGGLLTAKQSWFLRLRPLWLLMALACIVYVMVSAVNVYLAPPSSKPEELPLPILTNRNKEDNLKEELGKPSESEKHCDWDCFCSLWN, encoded by the exons ATGATCCGAAAG AGGATGATCGAGACAGGTGAATGCTCAGGGTTGCAGTCGGCCAGTGGCAGCTGTTCGTGCGACGCAAGGGATCAAGAGTTGGGGGAGCTGGAGGACATGGAGCAAGAGAGGATGGAGCGGCAGACAAGGAAGCAGGAGGTTTACCATCAGTGGAACAACTACAACAACGTTCTGCTTTTCTGGCGATGTCAGGAAGCGCGGCAAAGGAGTGCACAGCCTCCCACACCACAAGCATCAACCGACGGCTTCCTTGTCGCCAAGAATTCTGTCTCCATCCTGCGCGTGAACA AAAAACGTGGTATCTTTACCAAGTCATCAGCACATTCTCCATGGAACCCTACAGAAACTAGAAGCCAACTATCTGATCCTTGCAAGTATACCTTTACCAAGTCATCAGCACATTCTCCATGGAACCCCACAGAACTTAGAAGCCAACTATCTGATCCTTGCAAGTATACCTTTACCAAGTCATCAGCACATTATCCATGGAACCCCACAGAAACTAGAAGCGAACTATCTGATCATCGCCCCGAAACTGGTCAACACGAAGATACCAGTTCTTTTTTTGAGGCCCTAGAATCTTCGGGCGACCACCTGATGCCCGATGAGAAAGAAGGCGGCCTGTTGACAG CAAAGCAGTCCTGGTTTCTACGACTTCGACCGCTGTGGTTGTTGATGGCGCTGGCTTGCATCGTCTATGTCATGGTCTCTGCCGTCAATGTGTATCTAGCCCCACCATCGTCGAAACCGGAAGAGCTTCCGTTACCGATTTTGACAAATCGCAACAAGGAAGATAATTTGAAAGAAGAGCTTGGGAAGCCATCGGAATCTGAAAAGCATTGTGACTGGGACTGTTTTTGCTCTTTGTGGAACTAA